A stretch of the Veillonella parvula DSM 2008 genome encodes the following:
- a CDS encoding aldo/keto reductase, translating into MEYATLNTGARMPMLGFGVFQVTDLMQCKQIVLDAIDVGYRLFDTAAVYGNEAAVGEAIAEAIAMGKVKREDLFITSKLWVQDMNAYDVDEGIDQSLRNLGLEYIDLYLLHQAMGDYFSAWRGLEQAYRDGRLMDIGVSNFYPNVLTNFCENVDIKPAVNQIELHPYFQQPDALDTMKYYDVLPEAWAPLGGGRYSPFEEKLLQDIAETHDKTVGQVVLRWNIQRGVVVIPKTTHKERMIENINVWDFELSQDEMESISTLDLGYGGSRTKHFDPEFVRSILGVEIHG; encoded by the coding sequence ATGGAATATGCAACCCTCAATACCGGTGCTCGGATGCCAATGTTGGGATTTGGCGTTTTTCAGGTTACTGATTTAATGCAATGTAAACAGATTGTACTTGATGCAATTGATGTAGGCTATCGTTTGTTTGATACAGCAGCTGTATATGGAAACGAAGCGGCCGTAGGTGAAGCTATTGCGGAAGCAATTGCTATGGGTAAAGTAAAACGTGAAGATTTATTTATCACATCCAAGTTGTGGGTTCAAGATATGAATGCCTATGATGTGGATGAGGGGATTGATCAATCGTTAAGGAATTTAGGGCTCGAGTATATTGATTTATATTTATTGCATCAAGCCATGGGAGACTATTTTAGCGCTTGGCGTGGATTAGAACAAGCTTATCGTGATGGTCGTTTAATGGATATTGGTGTAAGTAATTTCTATCCTAATGTTTTGACGAATTTTTGTGAAAACGTAGATATAAAGCCAGCAGTAAACCAAATCGAGCTACATCCTTACTTTCAACAACCGGATGCGTTAGATACGATGAAGTATTATGATGTTCTGCCTGAGGCATGGGCACCATTAGGCGGCGGGCGATATAGTCCATTTGAGGAGAAACTCTTACAAGATATTGCAGAGACTCATGACAAAACGGTTGGGCAAGTGGTGTTACGGTGGAATATTCAACGTGGCGTTGTTGTCATACCTAAAACGACTCATAAAGAACGAATGATTGAAAATATAAATGTATGGGATTTTGAGCTTTCACAAGATGAGATGGAATCTATTTCAACACTTGATTTGGGATATGGTGGATCTAGAACAAAACATTTTGATCCGGAATTTGTACGATCGATATTAGGTGTTGAAATTCATGGCTAA
- the guaA gene encoding glutamine-hydrolyzing GMP synthase yields MENKEFVIVVDFGGQYNQLIARRVRENHVYCEVYPYNKALEKIKELKPQGIIFTGGPNSVYEENSPKIEKEIFELGIPILGMCYGMQFMAHTLGGEVKSADNREFGKTPTKVDTTSPLFNGLEEDQVVWMSHVDYVAKVPEGFEIVAHTKDCPVASMQNKERKLYAMQYHAEVLHTEHGKEMLHNFLYEVCGFTGTWTMANYAKTAIEDIRNTVGDGKVLLALSGGVDSSVAAALISKAVGDQLTCIFVDHGLMRKNEGDEVEAAFKDSGMHFIRVDAEKRFLDKLAGLEDPEAKRKAIGEEFIRVFEDEGRKIGSVDFLAQGTIYPDVIESGTGEAEIIKSHHNVGGLPAVVDFKGLIEPLRNLFKDEVRELGSELGLADYLVWRQPFPGPGLAIRVMGEITKDKLDILRDADYIFRDEIAKAGLDRSINQYFAVLTSTRTVGVMGDFRTYDYTLALRGVTTTDFMTADWARIPYDVLDTISRRIVNEVQHINRIVYDITSKPPATIEWE; encoded by the coding sequence ATGGAAAACAAGGAATTTGTAATTGTTGTTGACTTTGGTGGTCAATATAACCAATTGATCGCGCGCCGTGTTCGTGAAAATCACGTATACTGCGAAGTATATCCATACAACAAAGCGCTGGAAAAAATTAAGGAATTGAAACCGCAAGGTATCATCTTTACAGGTGGTCCTAACAGCGTGTATGAAGAAAACTCTCCAAAAATTGAGAAAGAGATTTTTGAACTTGGTATTCCTATTCTTGGCATGTGCTATGGTATGCAATTTATGGCGCATACATTGGGTGGCGAAGTTAAATCTGCGGACAATCGTGAATTTGGTAAAACACCTACTAAAGTGGACACTACATCTCCATTGTTCAATGGCTTGGAAGAAGACCAAGTTGTTTGGATGTCTCACGTTGACTATGTAGCAAAGGTTCCAGAAGGCTTTGAAATTGTAGCACATACTAAGGATTGCCCTGTTGCATCCATGCAAAATAAAGAACGTAAACTATATGCTATGCAATACCATGCAGAAGTGTTGCACACTGAACATGGTAAAGAAATGCTTCACAACTTCTTGTACGAAGTATGTGGTTTCACAGGCACATGGACAATGGCAAACTATGCAAAAACTGCTATTGAAGACATCCGTAACACTGTAGGTGATGGCAAAGTATTATTGGCATTGTCTGGCGGTGTAGATAGCTCCGTTGCAGCAGCTCTTATCTCTAAAGCTGTAGGCGACCAATTGACTTGTATCTTCGTTGACCATGGTTTAATGCGTAAAAACGAAGGTGACGAAGTGGAAGCGGCTTTCAAAGATTCCGGCATGCATTTCATCCGCGTCGATGCGGAAAAACGTTTCTTAGATAAATTGGCTGGCCTTGAAGATCCTGAAGCAAAACGTAAAGCTATTGGCGAAGAATTTATCCGTGTATTCGAAGATGAAGGTCGTAAAATCGGCTCCGTTGACTTCTTGGCTCAAGGTACAATCTACCCTGACGTTATTGAGTCCGGTACTGGTGAAGCAGAAATTATAAAATCTCATCACAATGTAGGCGGCTTGCCTGCAGTTGTTGACTTCAAAGGCCTTATTGAACCATTACGCAACCTCTTCAAAGACGAAGTGCGTGAACTTGGTTCTGAATTAGGCTTGGCTGACTACCTAGTATGGCGTCAACCATTCCCAGGTCCTGGTCTTGCTATTCGCGTAATGGGCGAAATTACGAAAGACAAACTCGACATCTTGCGTGATGCAGACTACATCTTCCGTGACGAAATTGCCAAAGCTGGTCTTGATCGCAGTATCAACCAATACTTTGCAGTATTAACATCTACACGTACCGTAGGCGTTATGGGTGACTTCCGTACATACGATTACACATTGGCATTGCGTGGTGTCACAACAACAGACTTCATGACTGCTGACTGGGCACGCATCCCTTACGACGTATTAGACACAATCTCCCGTCGTATCGTAAACGAAGTACAACACATCAACCGCATCGTGTACGATATTACATCTAAACCACCTGCTACAATTGAGTGGGAATAA
- a CDS encoding HAD hydrolase family protein has translation MSLTERLEIKNYIGLTGDKPIRFIASDVDGTLVNDAKAIPEDAIEAIRAARESGIRVAIASGRAWNEMNDVIEKLPCLRYFMCTNGAYVMDKDENRSLFHVNFDKEQALHLLRKLLTYGVYVEAYVKDQIFGMYPPSRCITPERLGVCASERNEGDKKGSHGIMDNHLPNTKNQISGIGDTRLPGATYAHYALAEGNEAVKINMSECEIEQSNFFFRPNIRPFILATRTMVCDLLAHMEALNEGPEKIQIFYGDEPMRQRILQDLRDEYQGLSHDGTGRERFYDVLLSSEGNLEFVLPHTTKGTAVEALAKHWGLSPDEVMTLGDSENDLSMLRFAGASVAMGNSKPNIKEAARYETTDNNHQGVAKAIYSAIAYNIELNRKS, from the coding sequence ATGTCCTTAACTGAAAGATTAGAAATAAAAAATTATATAGGCCTCACGGGGGATAAGCCGATTCGATTCATCGCATCTGATGTAGATGGCACCTTGGTAAACGATGCAAAGGCGATTCCTGAGGATGCCATTGAGGCGATTCGTGCAGCTCGTGAAAGCGGCATTCGCGTAGCCATTGCTTCTGGCCGCGCTTGGAATGAGATGAATGATGTCATCGAAAAACTTCCATGCTTACGTTATTTCATGTGCACCAATGGTGCCTATGTGATGGACAAGGATGAAAACCGCAGTCTATTCCACGTAAATTTTGATAAGGAACAAGCTCTACACTTGTTACGCAAACTATTAACCTATGGCGTATATGTAGAGGCCTATGTGAAAGACCAAATCTTTGGCATGTATCCGCCATCTAGATGTATTACACCTGAACGCTTAGGAGTATGCGCTAGCGAGCGCAATGAAGGAGATAAAAAGGGTTCGCATGGCATAATGGATAATCATCTGCCCAATACTAAAAATCAGATTTCTGGTATAGGAGACACTCGTCTACCAGGGGCAACTTATGCTCACTATGCATTAGCGGAAGGCAACGAAGCAGTAAAAATAAACATGTCTGAATGTGAAATAGAGCAGTCTAATTTCTTCTTTAGACCTAATATTCGTCCATTTATCTTGGCTACGCGGACAATGGTATGTGATTTGTTAGCTCATATGGAAGCCTTAAATGAAGGTCCAGAGAAAATTCAAATCTTCTACGGTGATGAGCCGATGCGTCAGCGTATCTTGCAAGACTTACGAGATGAATACCAAGGTCTGTCCCACGATGGCACAGGTCGTGAACGCTTTTATGATGTATTGCTCTCTAGTGAAGGTAATCTAGAATTTGTATTGCCTCATACTACAAAGGGTACTGCTGTAGAAGCCTTGGCAAAACATTGGGGCTTAAGTCCTGACGAGGTAATGACACTGGGGGATAGCGAAAACGATCTATCTATGTTACGCTTTGCGGGCGCTAGCGTGGCAATGGGCAATAGCAAGCCGAACATTAAAGAAGCGGCACGATACGAAACGACAGACAATAACCACCAAGGCGTGGCAAAGGCTATTTACTCGGCTATTGCATATAATATTGAGCTCAATAGAAAATCTTGA
- a CDS encoding tetratricopeptide repeat protein, producing the protein MAQYFTERLQKVFHMIFTSYNQKMAQEGLRQLELIVNNQQGSVQTDHRPLRNDMTTLLESDIDNKEDALKIANNPEARELGDAYALLARVYAGPRFTWEESNFPEDNMRTYQCLHDSIRRCSPIGTLQALRIKGSITPTVEKDMQISFDDAFRIVYDHANRGDAYCQYVIGNVFFWRDDNRIDSAEAMLTPPPMSWSKRILKSLTSGSVQDRIAALQGTVPDDKLQEKASSLAKKWFNKALDNGLAMFQGNLRNIYIDEADFANARRVAKTAAKLGNPAMMLYTGLDCHENGKFEDAFTWFTKGAALGQSESIAELADYYYHFYDAKHLRCTIPYDPVKAIGLYRRAATKEFSDAGYTALQAAFGYIFHIGHLPLDWGLIADLTHMAATKDRFMFALPYIGYMRIHGLGVTKNIRFGVQSLLRVLDEEQRAFEEENRILFYDITRALTRVALGYAYEKGYVTGKPDLDQAVSYYEQSHQYILSHKANLDPELKDIPIDDEAEERLAAFEEVDGHWQYKEGIAESTTTVRPAPAAWPQDAARLSVTMDDFLWDTTLYDWQTIETALESQEEMKLSFYNRFLSVPDALRNIFKLDVTRMLRNHYQVRLHGYDPTEGHEIVYKAVYNKENTLSLLKELYHNRQLPSLEENWSIEKNEEKPIWHYVLDVDQQPFLLEEYDDANAMIQTALQGLKEKKYEQINIRTHDFVGPSYFIFKGNQSAPFRVQLYLKESARHTIDDDGNPQDTPGKTYLFEQYVGNEVSLNYWIQKTINTLEIPELDNWKQLTVPKDLQT; encoded by the coding sequence ATGGCACAGTACTTTACGGAACGCCTGCAAAAGGTCTTCCACATGATTTTTACATCCTATAATCAAAAAATGGCTCAAGAAGGCTTACGTCAGTTAGAGCTCATCGTCAATAATCAGCAAGGATCAGTGCAAACTGATCATCGTCCCTTGCGAAACGATATGACGACCCTTCTTGAAAGTGACATAGATAATAAAGAAGATGCTCTCAAGATAGCCAATAATCCAGAGGCTAGAGAGCTAGGCGATGCTTACGCTCTCTTGGCGCGGGTCTATGCAGGTCCGCGCTTTACCTGGGAGGAATCTAACTTCCCAGAGGACAACATGCGCACGTATCAGTGCTTACACGATAGCATTCGCCGTTGTAGCCCTATCGGTACATTACAAGCCTTGCGTATCAAAGGCTCCATCACGCCTACCGTCGAGAAGGATATGCAAATCTCCTTTGACGATGCTTTCCGCATTGTCTATGACCATGCGAATCGAGGCGATGCCTATTGCCAATATGTTATAGGCAATGTCTTTTTCTGGCGCGATGATAATCGCATCGACTCCGCTGAAGCTATGCTAACACCACCGCCCATGAGCTGGTCTAAACGCATTCTAAAAAGTCTTACAAGTGGCTCTGTACAGGATCGTATCGCCGCCTTGCAAGGCACTGTGCCAGACGATAAATTACAAGAAAAAGCGTCCAGCCTTGCCAAAAAATGGTTTAATAAGGCTCTCGACAACGGTCTTGCCATGTTCCAAGGGAACTTGCGCAATATCTATATCGACGAAGCCGACTTTGCCAATGCGCGCCGCGTCGCCAAGACTGCGGCCAAGCTTGGCAACCCTGCCATGATGCTATATACAGGACTCGACTGCCATGAAAACGGTAAATTCGAGGATGCTTTCACGTGGTTCACTAAAGGTGCCGCCTTAGGTCAATCTGAAAGCATCGCAGAATTAGCGGATTATTACTATCATTTCTATGATGCCAAACATTTACGTTGTACTATCCCCTATGATCCGGTAAAAGCCATAGGTCTCTACCGCCGTGCGGCAACAAAAGAGTTTAGTGATGCGGGGTACACCGCCTTGCAGGCGGCCTTTGGATATATCTTTCACATAGGCCACCTCCCTCTCGACTGGGGGCTCATTGCAGACTTAACGCATATGGCGGCTACAAAAGATCGTTTTATGTTCGCCTTGCCCTATATTGGTTATATGCGAATCCACGGTTTAGGGGTAACGAAAAACATCCGCTTCGGTGTACAATCGTTACTGCGTGTCTTAGATGAGGAACAACGTGCCTTCGAAGAGGAAAATCGCATTCTTTTCTACGATATTACGCGCGCTTTAACACGTGTTGCCTTGGGCTATGCCTACGAAAAAGGCTATGTAACAGGCAAACCCGATTTAGATCAAGCCGTATCCTATTACGAGCAATCCCATCAATATATCTTGTCTCACAAAGCCAATTTAGATCCAGAGCTAAAAGATATTCCTATCGATGACGAAGCAGAAGAACGATTAGCGGCCTTTGAAGAGGTTGATGGTCACTGGCAATACAAAGAAGGCATTGCCGAATCCACTACTACGGTGCGCCCTGCGCCTGCCGCCTGGCCTCAAGATGCGGCCCGTTTATCTGTAACTATGGACGACTTCCTGTGGGATACGACTTTGTACGACTGGCAAACCATCGAAACAGCCTTAGAGTCACAAGAAGAAATGAAGCTCAGCTTTTACAATCGTTTCCTATCCGTTCCAGATGCATTGCGCAATATCTTCAAGCTCGATGTAACGCGGATGCTACGAAATCATTATCAAGTAAGACTGCACGGTTATGATCCAACAGAAGGACATGAAATCGTTTATAAGGCCGTATACAACAAAGAAAATACCTTAAGTCTATTAAAAGAGCTTTACCATAATCGTCAGTTGCCTAGTCTCGAAGAGAATTGGTCCATCGAAAAGAACGAAGAAAAGCCGATCTGGCACTACGTACTCGATGTGGATCAACAACCGTTCTTGCTAGAGGAATACGACGATGCAAACGCTATGATTCAGACTGCCTTGCAAGGGTTGAAAGAGAAAAAGTACGAACAAATTAATATTCGCACCCATGACTTTGTGGGCCCATCCTATTTTATTTTTAAAGGCAATCAGTCAGCCCCATTTAGGGTTCAGCTCTATCTGAAAGAGTCGGCCCGTCATACCATCGATGACGATGGAAACCCACAAGACACGCCTGGTAAGACCTACTTATTCGAACAATATGTGGGGAACGAAGTATCCTTAAACTATTGGATTCAAAAAACAATAAATACCTTAGAAATCCCTGAACTAGATAATTGGAAACAATTAACAGTGCCAAAGGATTTACAAACATAA
- a CDS encoding basic amino acid ABC transporter substrate-binding protein, producing the protein MFKFKKLTAIALVAVAAMGLLAGCGNDKPKMTQQEGVLRVGSETTFPPFEFTEGDKYVGFDVDLSEAISKKIGLKMEFKSMGFDALIPAVQSGDIDMIAAGINATPEREKVLDFSDVYFDQGGFITVVRKDNTTIHNMDELAGKTVGVQIGTIPVEMAQKIPGTTVKQIDSNANIFMELKAGTIDGAIIDNAVAMYYLKQGADQDLKLVGEPTKSPGTVLGVKKGNKALQEAVNKALKELKEDGTYQKIYNKWFGDYNKK; encoded by the coding sequence ATGTTTAAGTTCAAAAAATTGACAGCCATCGCCCTCGTAGCGGTAGCAGCAATGGGTTTATTGGCTGGTTGTGGCAACGACAAACCTAAAATGACACAACAAGAAGGCGTATTGCGTGTAGGTTCTGAAACTACATTCCCACCATTCGAATTCACTGAAGGCGACAAATATGTTGGCTTCGACGTTGATTTGTCCGAAGCAATTTCTAAAAAAATCGGCCTAAAAATGGAATTCAAATCCATGGGCTTCGATGCTTTGATTCCAGCTGTTCAATCTGGCGATATCGATATGATCGCTGCAGGCATCAACGCTACTCCAGAACGTGAAAAAGTATTGGACTTCTCCGATGTGTACTTTGATCAAGGCGGTTTCATCACAGTTGTGCGTAAAGACAACACTACCATCCACAACATGGACGAGTTAGCAGGTAAAACTGTAGGTGTTCAAATCGGCACAATCCCTGTTGAAATGGCTCAAAAAATCCCTGGTACAACAGTAAAACAAATCGATTCCAATGCTAATATCTTCATGGAATTGAAAGCCGGTACAATTGATGGCGCTATCATCGATAACGCTGTAGCTATGTACTACCTCAAACAAGGTGCTGACCAAGACCTTAAACTCGTAGGCGAACCTACTAAATCCCCTGGCACAGTGCTTGGCGTGAAAAAAGGCAACAAAGCTTTACAAGAAGCTGTTAACAAAGCTCTTAAAGAACTTAAAGAAGACGGCACTTACCAAAAAATTTACAACAAATGGTTCGGCGATTACAACAAAAAATAA
- a CDS encoding DUF362 domain-containing protein — MGNLKFNIDDTCVKCGACAEDCPVQCITEGKTRFIIGKGCIGCGDCYSICPVGAVKMVKHNNDKKKDSED, encoded by the coding sequence ATGGGAAATCTAAAATTTAATATTGACGATACTTGCGTTAAGTGCGGAGCTTGTGCTGAGGATTGTCCTGTTCAATGCATCACCGAAGGGAAGACTCGATTTATCATTGGGAAAGGCTGTATTGGCTGTGGCGATTGTTATTCCATCTGTCCTGTAGGGGCCGTTAAAATGGTAAAACATAATAATGATAAGAAAAAAGACAGTGAAGATTAG
- a CDS encoding amidohydrolase: protein MNLMHTFSDLCKSFAPDAFAVNYTLAKNPEISSQEFESVKTIGAVLEKHGMDVTYEFCNLPTAFKASVVKVDNPKGRLAILCEYDALPEVGHACGHSASGSISVLAALTLHKMQEEGVAFNMDIDIIGTPDEEAMGCKVDMCNAGVFKEYDFAIMVHLDGEETRPNSQFLALDCFRAKYHGKPAHAAGEPWNGVNAVNGVQLAIHAMDMMRQQVRPETRIGTWIIAGGTASNVIPAFGELEVTVRHTERDYLNGLSEQIKNIFEGAALCTGTTVDVAFYGNPYDDMNQNHRGTKLIEEVMTDMGLNFEPGPAALGGSSDIGNVSYQCAALHPKLRLAGKPKVCHSKEFAGAMLEPTIEQTIIDGANIIGGALLRLVENPTTLEEIVAEFNSTK from the coding sequence ATGAACCTTATGCATACATTTTCCGATCTTTGTAAAAGCTTCGCACCAGATGCTTTTGCGGTGAATTATACATTAGCTAAAAACCCTGAGATTTCCAGTCAAGAATTCGAGTCTGTCAAAACCATTGGTGCTGTTCTCGAAAAACACGGCATGGATGTAACCTATGAATTCTGTAATTTGCCAACTGCCTTCAAGGCATCTGTCGTGAAAGTAGACAATCCAAAGGGCCGATTAGCCATACTTTGTGAATATGATGCACTGCCAGAGGTAGGCCATGCATGCGGTCACTCCGCCAGTGGTTCTATAAGCGTGTTGGCTGCATTGACACTGCATAAAATGCAAGAAGAGGGCGTAGCTTTCAACATGGATATAGATATTATCGGCACACCAGACGAAGAAGCGATGGGGTGTAAGGTAGATATGTGTAATGCAGGGGTGTTTAAAGAATACGATTTTGCCATCATGGTTCATCTCGACGGCGAGGAGACACGGCCTAATTCACAATTTTTGGCACTCGATTGCTTCCGCGCTAAGTATCACGGTAAGCCAGCTCATGCAGCCGGCGAGCCTTGGAATGGTGTCAATGCGGTAAACGGCGTACAACTCGCTATCCATGCTATGGATATGATGCGTCAACAAGTACGCCCTGAAACGCGCATCGGCACATGGATCATTGCTGGAGGTACCGCATCCAATGTAATTCCTGCCTTCGGTGAATTAGAAGTTACCGTGCGTCACACAGAGCGGGATTACTTAAATGGCTTATCTGAGCAGATTAAAAACATCTTTGAAGGGGCGGCCCTTTGTACAGGTACAACTGTGGATGTAGCGTTTTATGGCAATCCGTATGATGATATGAACCAAAACCACCGTGGCACAAAGCTTATCGAAGAGGTAATGACCGACATGGGCCTCAATTTTGAACCTGGTCCGGCAGCTCTCGGAGGTAGTTCAGATATTGGCAATGTAAGCTATCAATGTGCAGCACTCCATCCTAAATTGCGCCTCGCTGGCAAGCCGAAGGTGTGCCATTCTAAAGAATTTGCCGGTGCCATGTTAGAGCCTACCATTGAACAAACTATCATCGACGGTGCTAATATTATTGGTGGCGCTTTACTACGACTCGTAGAAAACCCAACAACCTTAGAAGAAATCGTTGCTGAATTTAATAGTACTAAATAG